GGCGCGGAAATCGCTGGGCAGCTTCGCGTCGGCTTCGACCCGCTCGCCCTCCACCCGCTCGATATCGGCGCGGATGACGTCGGCGGAGTCCTCGACCTGCTTGGTGACCCGCTGGAGCTCCTGCCGGCCCTTGGCCAGGTCCTCGTCGGCCTGGGCGGCGGCGGCGGTGAGCGTGTCGACGCGGCCGAGCGCCTCGAGGATCTCGTCCTCCATGACGCTGTTGGCCATTTCGGCGGCGGCGATCTGCTCGCCGAGGGCCTGGTACTCCTTGTTGCTGGAGCACTCGTTGAGCTTCACCTTCCAGTTGTCGATCCGCTGCTCGCCGCTCTTGAGGTCGAGCTGCTTGGCGTCGGCGGCCATGCGGGTCTGCTTGACCAGCTCGTGCGCGGCGGCGGCGGCTGCCTCGAGCTTCGCGACGCTTGCCTGGTGGGCGGCGATCTGTCGGGGGCCACGCTCCAGGCGGCCCCGGAGGTCTTCCAGCTGCTGCAGCAGCCGGTGCAGCTCCATGAGCGATTCGGCGGGGACCGTGGTTGTTGACATCGAGGAGCCAATCCTGAACGAGGGGGCCCTGAGCGGCAGCCGTGTCCGCGGGCGGGGTGAACCTTAGTTGTATGTCCTGCGGCGGCGATTGCCAATCGGTGCGCCTAGTCGCTGCGAAACCCGACTTCGGCGTAAACCGGCCGGTGGTTCGAGCCGTGGGCGTTGCCCACCCACCGCGACCCGCAGGCCAGGTCGGGGGTTATGAGGCACTGGTCGATCGGCACCCCGACCAGGCGGCTGAGGAGGGGGACGCCCGCCGGGTACGTGTAGGTCAGACCGCGTCCCCGCGAGGTGTCGGTAAGGCCTAGGCCCGCGATGACCTCACTCAACCTGGGGCACCAGGGTGTCTGGTTGAAGTCACCCACGATGACGG
This genomic interval from Posidoniimonas corsicana contains the following:
- a CDS encoding zinc ribbon domain-containing protein, with the protein product MSTTTVPAESLMELHRLLQQLEDLRGRLERGPRQIAAHQASVAKLEAAAAAAHELVKQTRMAADAKQLDLKSGEQRIDNWKVKLNECSSNKEYQALGEQIAAAEMANSVMEDEILEALGRVDTLTAAAAQADEDLAKGRQELQRVTKQVEDSADVIRADIERVEGERVEADAKLPSDFRAEYQRIVKAKGADGLSAVEGKTCTGCGQQITLNMQNTLAMSRPAFCQSCGAVLYLGG